DNA from Deltaproteobacteria bacterium:
TCCACGGCGGCGCAAAAAAGGGGCGACGCACATGCGCCGCCCCTTTTCCTTGCAAGTTCCCGTCGCGAGGGCCGCCCGCTACAGCTTGTCGAGCTCCGCCAGCAGGTCCTGGTTCTCGGGAATGCCGCTCTCGTAGAGCTTGGCGTAACGCACGGTTCCCTCTTTGTCGATGATGAAAACCGCCCGCTTGGGAAAGCCCTGGGGGCGCAGGCAGTCGTACTGCTCGCAGACCTCCCCGTGGGGCCAGAAATCGGAGAGCATCGGGAAGCTGATGCCGCCCATCTTCTCCGCGAACGCCTGGTGGGCGAAAACCGAATCCACGCTTACGCTCAGCACCTGAGCGTCTTTGGCCTCGAAGCTGCTCTTGTCAGCCTCGAAGTTGCTCAACTCCCTCTGTCAGCCGCCGGTGAAATCCAGCGGATAGAACGCCAGCACGACGTTCTTCTTGCCCGCGTAGTCGCTCAGGGACACCTTTTCGTCCCGGGACACCGGCAGGCTGAAGGCTGGGGCCTTCTCCCCTACACTTGGCATCGCCATCCAACGGTCTCCTTTCCGATGATGTGTTGAATCGCGGCTTAACACATTTGTTCCGGCCAATAAAGACGGCCGAAATCCCTGAGGGCTTCCGTGGTGCTGTGGAAGGCGAGTTCGTCCCAGGGTATGCGCGCGGGCGGGAAGACCCCGGCCTCGGTGCTCTCGTCGCCCGCGGCCAGTTCGCCGCCGACGACGTCCGCCACGTACACGATGATGACGTTGGGGTTCCCGGTATAGGAATAGACCCCCAGGAGCGACCGGGTCACCACCTCGAGGTGGCTTTCCTCCCGAGTCTCGCGCACCGCCGCCTCGGCGGTGCTCTCGCCGCGATCGACGTAGCCCCCCGGGAAGACCCATTTGCCCATGGCGGGCTCGATGCCGCGGCGCAGCAGCACGACGCCGCCGTCGAGCACGCACACGGCGCCGGCCACGACCTTGGGGTCCTGGTAGAAGATGAAGGAGCACTTGTCGCACACCAGCCGCTCGGGTTCGCTTTCCTTGAGGACACGCGGCGACAGGCTCCCCGCGCAACGCGGGCAGAAGCGGTAGCGGGCTCCTCCGTGGTGGTGGTTTCCGTGGTGGTGATGAGGGTCGTGAGTCGCCATGATTCTCTTCCCGTTTCAGCCCGCCTTCCGCTTCCCTTTCCGGGGAGCCGCGGATGCCGGCGTGGCCAGTCCGACGGCACGTTTAAGGCGAGTCTCCTCTTCCGCCGTGAGCGGCCTTATCTCGCCGCTCTCCAGGGTACCGAGGGCGATGGGGCCGAAGCGGACGCGCACGAGCCGCTCCACGGTGTGGCCCACCGCTTCCACCATCCGCCGGATCTCCCGGTTGCGGCCCTCGCGCAACTCAACCCGGAGCCATACCTTCTGCTTGAGGCGCCGCGCGACCCTCACGGCCGCGGGCGCGGTCACGCCGTCGTCCAGCCGTACCCCCCGGCGCAGCCGTTCCAGTTGCACTTCCGACGGCATGCCGCTCAGCTTCACCTCGTAGGTCTTGGGCACGCCGTAGCGGGGATGGGTCAAGCGATGGGCCAGGTCGCCGTCGTTGGTGAGCAGCAACAGACCCGAGCTGGCGTAGTCCAGCCGGCCCGCCGGAACGACGCCCGCACTGTAACCCGCCAGGCGCAGGTAGTCGGCCACCGCGGGCCGCCCTTCCGTGTCGCGCATGGTGGTGATGACGCCGGCGGGCTTGTGGAACGCGAGACAGACGCGCGCCGGAGCGGGCCGCAGCATCCGTCCGTTCACCCGGATGTTGTCGCGGGCGGCGTCCGCCTTGGTGCCCACCTCCAGGACCCGCTCCCCGTTGACCGTCACGCGGCCTTCGAGAATCCACTGTTCCGCCTGGCGGCGGGACGCGAGTCCGGCGTGGGCAATGATGCGCTGAAGGCGTTCCACGCGATCACTCCCCCTCCGAAGACTCGGTGTCGCGCAGCGCCCAGGTCATGTCCTCCATCTCTTCCAGGGTCGGGAGGCTCGCCAGGTCCTTCAGGTTGAAGGCTTCCAGGAACTCGCGGGTGGTGCCGTAGAGGAACGGCTTGCCGGCCACGTCCTTGCGCGCCACGATGCGGATCATGCGGCGCTCCAGCAGCGTGGCCACGACGCCGTCGACGTTGACGCCGCGGATCTCTTCGATCTCCGCGCGGGTCACGGGCTGCCTGTAGGCGATGATGGCCAGGGTCTCCAGGTTGGCCCGGCTCATGCGCGCGGGCCTGACCGCGGTGAGCCGGCGCACGTATTCGGCGTGCTCCTTGGCGGTGCGCAACTGGTAACCGTTGGCGACCTCCGCCAAGCGCAACCCCCGGCCCGTATGCTCGTACTCGTGGCGCAGGGCTTCCAGCGCATCGATGATCTCCTTGCGCGGAACCTCGCCCACCGCGTTCTGCAGCCGCTCCGCGGACACCGGCCCGTCGGCAGCGAAAAGGAGGCTCTCGACAACCGCCCGCAGCCGCTCACTCTCCATAGTCACCCTCCCGCGACTCCGCCTCCAGGGCCGCGCTGGCCTCGGAGAGGGACAGCATGGGCTCCATCACGATGGGACCCAGGCGTTCTTTCTGCACCGCGTGCACCGCGCGGATGCGGATGAGCTCCAGCAGCGCCAGGAAAGTGACCACCACGTCCATGCGCGAGCGCGCCGCGTCGAACAGATCGTGGAACCGCACCGACGACCGGCGGTGCAGGGTATCGAGGATATGCGTCATGCGCTCGCGTACGGACGCCGTTTCCTGCACCACCGTGTGCACCGACGGTCCCGGGAACCGTTCCAGCACCTTTTGCAGCGCGGATACCAGGTCGAACACGGAGAGCTGCTCGAAGCTGACCTCCGTGACCGGGGTGGACCGTCCCCGGCGGGCGAACACGTCGCGGTTCAGGATCTCGCGCTCTTCGAGTTCCCGCGCGGCGTTCTTGAAGCGCTCGTATTCCAGCAGACGGCGGACCAGCGCCTCGCGGCTGTCGAGGCCCTCGTCGTCGTCCTCGCCCTCTTCCTCCTCCGGCGGCAGCAGGGTCTTGGACTTGATATGGAGGAGCGTCGCCGCCATGACCAGGTACTCTCCGGACAGGTCGAGGTCGAGACCCTGCATCAACTCCAGGCAGGCGAGGTACTGCTCGGTGATGGACGCGATGGGGATGTCGACGATGCTGATCTCGTTCTTGCGGATGAGGTGGAGCAGCAGGTCCAACGGGCCTTCGTAGATCTTCAGTTGGACTTGTACCGCCATGATGGGGACAATCTCCCTGTCCGGGCCGCGCGCGCGCCGCCAGGCCCGTACCGCATGCACGGGGAGCAAAATCAGAGCGTCAACGCCGAGCGCACCTCGCTCATGGTCGCGGCGGCCTGCTCGCCCGCCACCCGGTTGCCTTCCGCGATCACGTCGCGGATGTCGTCCGGATGCTTCTCGTATTCGGCCTTCTTCTCCCGGAAGGGGGCGAGGTCGTCGACGACGTGGCGGATCATCACCTTCTTGCAGTCCAGGCAGCCGATGCCGGCGCTCCGGCATCCCTCCGACACCTCTTCGATCTCCTCCGGGGTGCAGTAGATCTTGTGCAGGTTGAAGGCCGGACACTTCTCCGGCTCGCCCGGGTCGGTGCGCCGGGCGCGCGCGGTGTCGGTCACCATGCGGCTCAGCTTGCGCTCGATGGTCTCCGGCGGGTCCGAGAGCAGCACGGAGTTGCCGTAGCTCTTGCTCATCTTGCGCCCGTCCAGGCCCGGCAGCCGCTGGGTTTCCGTGAGCAGCACCTCGGGCTCGGGGAAGATCGGACCGTAGAAGCTGTTGAAGCGCCGCACGATCTCCCGCGTCAGCTCCACGTGGGGCGCCTGGTCCACTCCCACGGGCACGCGGTGCGCCTTGTACATGATGATGTCGGCGGCCTGGAGCACGGGATAGCCGAGGAAACCGTAGGTGGAGAGGTCGCGCTCGCTCAACTCGCGCATCTGTTCCTTGTACGTGGGGTTCCGTTCCAGCCAGGAAACCGGCGTCAGCATGGACAGCAGCAGGTGCAGCTCCGCGTGCTCCTTGATGTCCGACTGGCGGAAGATGGTGCACCTGGCGGGGTCGAGGCCGACGCTCAACCACTCCGCCACCATGGCCTCGGTGCCTTCCCGGATGGCGTCCGGCGACTGGTAGTCGGTGGTGAGCGCGTGCCAGTCGGCGACGAAGAAGAAGCAGCGATAGCTCTCCTGCAGCCTGGCCCAGTTGCGCAGGGCCCCATGGAGATGGCCGAGGTGCAGAAGTCCGGTGGGGCGCGCCCCGCTTACGATGGTTTGCATGAGCCCCAGCTTACACGACTCCGACGATGACGGCCAGAAACCAGATCACGAAGTCCATGATCGGCACGAGGGTGTAGTCGAGCGCTCCCACCATCAGCAGCGCCACCACGATGATGAACCCGAAGGGCTCGATACGGTCCACCAGGGAGGCCTGGGGCTCCGGCAAAAGGCCCACCAGCACCCGGCCTCCGTCCAGCGGCGGCACGGGCATGATGTTGAACACCGCCAGCATCACGTTGATGCGCACGCTGGTCAGCGCCATGTACCACAGGTAGGAGGACACCGTGCCGGCGACGGCGCCGCCGCTCATGATGATGAGCTTCACCACGATCAGGCTCAACAGCGCCAGGAGGATATTGGTGCCCGGCCCGGCCAGGGCCACGCGAACCATGTCGCGGCGAGGGTCCCGGAGGTTGTCGAAATTGACCGGCACGGGCTTGGCGTAACCGAAGACCGGGCCGCCCGCCCAGATGAGCAGCGCGGGCAACAAAACCGTGCCGACGATGTCGATGTGAGAGATGGGATTGAGCGTCAGCCGTCCCATGATGGCAGCCGTAGGGTCTCCCAGCCGGCAGGCCACCCACCCGTGCGCCACCTCGTGAAAGACGATGGCGACGAGCACGGGGAATGCCCAGATTGAGAGCTGCCACAGGAAGTCTTGAGGCATCGGACTTTCTTAAGGGACGGGCCGCGAAAACACAACGTATCCGTTTCAATTCTCCCCGTCCGGGGCCTCGCGCGGGTGGAAGCGCCGGTGCACCTGCTTGACGCGGCTACGGCTCACGTGGGTGTAGATCTGCGTGGTGGTGATGTCGGAATGGCCCAGCATGGACTGCACGGCGCGCAGATCGGCGCCGCCCTCCAGCAGGTGCGTGGCGAAGGAGTGCCGCAGGGTGTGAGGGGTCACCCGGTGCTGCAGCCCCGCGCGCAAGGCATAGCCCCGCAAGAGCTTCCAGAATCCCTGCCGCGTGAGCGGCTTGCCCGAACGCGACAGGAACACGTAATCGCTGTAGCGGTCGCGCAGGAAGAGCGGACGCACGTCGCGCAGGTAGCGCTGGAGGCAATCGCGCGCATGGCGGCCGAAGGGGACCAGCCGCACCTTGGCGCCCTTTCCCCTGACCGTCAGGTAACTGCCGTCGAGGTTGACCTGCTGCAGCGTCAGGGAGACCAGTTCCGTGACCCGCAGCCCGCTGCCGTAGAGCAGCTCGAGCATGGCCCGGTCCCGCGCCCCCAGCGGCTTCGCCTCGTCCGGCTGTTCCAGGAGCGCGCGCATGTCCTCCGGCCCCAGGGTCTCGGGCAGGCGCCCGGCGGCGCCGCGGGACGAGAAGTCGGGCACCGGATCGGCGGCGATCACCTCTTCCTTCAGCAGGAAGCGGAAGAACCGCCGCATGCTGCCCAGCAGCCGCGTCACGGACAGCTCGCTCAGGCCGGCGCCGCGCACTTCGGCGATGTAGGCGCGCAAGTCCCACCGGGTGGCGCCGCCCCAGCCGGCCACGTTGCGTTTGGCGAGGAAATCCGCCAGGCGGTTCAGGTCGCGGCTGTAGGCCTCCAGGGTATTGGCCGACAGGCCCCGCTCCACCGCGGCCATCTCCAGGTACTGGTCCACGTGCCGGGTCAGCTCATCCGTCATGCCGCGGCTCCAACTCCCGGTGGAGCGCCTCGCGCAGCTCCCGCAGCCGGCCCTCGTCCAGGACCTTGCGGCCGTGCGCGTCCGCCACGTAGAAGACGTCGGCCACGCGGTCGACGTCGGTGGAGATCTTGGCCAGATGGATGGCGAAGGCCAGGTTCGAGAGCCAGTAGGTGATGGTGAAGAGGACGCCCGCGCGGTCCTCGGTGTAGACCTCGATGATGGTGAAGTCGTCGGAGGCTTCGTTGTCCCAGCGCACGTGGGTGGACGCCTTGACCACCGGCCTCAGCGCCAGGGAACGGCGCGAGCGGGCCACCAGTTCGGCGACGTCCACTTCGCCCCGCAGCACCCGTTTCAGGATCGCCTCCATGCGCGTCCACTTCTCCGGATCCATGACCACCTGGGCCTGGCCCTGGTGCGAGATCCGGAACACGTCGAGGATCAGCCCGTCGCCGCGCGTGTTGATGCGCGCGCTCAGCACGTTCAGCTCCATGGCCGCGAAGACGCCGGCGATGGACGCGAAGAGCCCGGCCTGGTCGCGCGCGCAGATGGCCACCTCGCTGTGGCCGTGCTCGGGATGATGGCGCACATCGGCCAGGAAGGGTTCGTCGCCGAGGCGCCGCAGGAGCCGGTAGTGGGACGGCATGGCCTCCTCGGGGGTGGTGAGGAAGTAGCGCCGGGGCATGGCGTCGATGAATTCCCGCCGCACCTCCTCCGAAGGATCCGCCGCGAGCCGCGCCAGCAGCCGGTCCTGGACGCGCCGCACCTTGAGATCGCGGTCGGGCGCGGGCGACTCGCCCTTCTCGCGCTCCTCCAGCACGTGCAGCGTCCGGTTGAAGAGCTGCTCCAGCAGCGAACCCTTCCAGTTGTTCCATACATCCGGCCCCACCGCCCGCATGTCCGAGTACGTGAGCAGGTACAGCGCCTTGAGGTTTTCCGCCCCGTCCATGGTGCCGGCCAGGTCCGCCACGGTCTTCTCGTCCTCGATGTCGCGGCGAAACGCCGTGCCGGTCAGGAGCAGGTGGTGAAGCACCAGGAACGACAACAGCTCCTGCTCGTCCTCGTTGAGGCCCATGCGCGCCGCGGCCGCCAGCGCCATGCGCCGGCCCCGCTCCGAGTGGTTGCCCCCCTGGCCCTTGCCGACATCGTGGAACAGGATCCCCAGGATCAGCACCTCCGGCCGCTCCGCCTCCCGGGCGAGCTGCGACAGCCGCGGCAGCGACTCCTCGAACTCTCCCGAGCGCAGCCGCTCGAACTCCTTCACCGCGCGCATGAGGTGCTGGTCCACGGTATAGATGTGATAGAGGTCGTGCAGCGCCATGCAGCGCACGCGTCCGAACTCGGGGATCAGGGCGTCGAGCACGCCGGTGCGGTGCATCTCCAGCAGCGTTTCGTAGATCCAGTCGCTGCCCCGCAGGATGTCGAGGAAACGCCGGTTGGCCTCGCGCGACGACGCCAGCGCCGCGCCAGCGGCCTCGGTCCGGGCGCGGATCAGCGCGCGCGAATCGTGCCCAAGTTCGAGGCGGTGCCGCTGCAGGTCCACGAAGATCTCCAGCAGTTCCTCCGGGCCGCTTCGGCCGTTACCCGGCGCCAGCGCCAGCGTGCCCCCGGTGACGCGCACGCCGGGGCGCAACTCGCGTCCCGGACGCACGCGCCGGCGCCGCGTGGGGTCGTGGTCCACCGCCCGGTGGATCACGAGCGACGACAGCCGGCTCACCTCCTCGGCGTGCCGGTAGTAGCTGCGCATGAAGGTCTCCACCTCGCTCAAGCGGGCCTCTCCGGTAAATCCCAGCCCGCGGGCTGCCTGCTCCTGGGACTCGAAGGTGAGGCGGTCCTGATGCCGGCCGGCCAGGAAATGCAGTTCGTTGCGCGTGCGCCACAGGAAGTCCCGCGCGCTCTCCAGCGTCGCCGCGTCGCGGTTGTCCAGCAGGCCGGCCTTGGGCAGGTCCTCGACGCGGCCGGCGCCGCACTTGGCGCGGGCCACCCACAAGGCGCCGTGAATGTCCCGCAGGCCACCCTGGCCCTCCTTGACGTCCGGCTCCAGCAGGAACACCGACTCGCCGTACTGCTGGTGGCGCCGGTGGTGTTCGGCCATCTTCTGTTGCACGAAGCTCTCCCCCGAGCCGCCGCCGAGCTGTCGTGACACCACCTGCTCCAGGTCCCGCGCCAGGCGCGCGTCGCCGCAGACGTAGCGCGCGTCCACCAGCGCCGTGCGGATGACATCGTCGTCGCGCGCGCGCCGCGCGCATTCCGTCACCGTGCGCGTGGCGTGGCCCACGGTAAGGCCGGCGTCCCACAAGGGATAGAGGATGCGCTCGGTGACGAACTCCACGTAACCGGCCGCGCGCCAGCCGTACAGGAACAGGATGTCGATGTCCGAACACGGGTTCAATTCACCCCTGCCGTAGCCTCCCTGGGCGACCACCGCGCAACGGCCGCGGAGGGCCGGAAAGCGCGTGCCGTGGTCCCTTTCCGCGTGCTCGAACAACCGTCCCAGGAGGCCGTCCATCATCGCCCCGCGCCGCCGCACCACCTCCGTGCCCGAGGCGCCGCCGCGATGCGCGGCCAGCAGGAGTTGCCGTCCACGGGCAACGTAGGCGCGCACGCCTTCCCCGGACTCCCCGCCTTCCAGGCATTCGTCCAGGAGCCCGCGCCAGGGAGACTCCCGCTCCGCGTCCACGCGGCCGGAGCCGGCCTCCGGCGCCGGGGTTTGCAACGTCATGGAACCTCCCTCTTGCGCAGTCCGTCGGCGTAGTTCCTTATGCCTCCCGATAATCCGTCGACGATGGCCTTGCGCATCTCCGGGCGCCGCAGCTCCCGCGCCTCGCGCCGGTTGCTCACGAAGAACAGTTCCGCCAGCGCCGCGGGCATGCGCGCCCCCACCAGCACGTAGAAGAGACCCTTCTTGACGCCCAGGTCCTTGGCGCGCGGATAGCGCGGACGGGTCTTCCTCACCAGCGAGGACTGCAGATGGCTCGCCAGGCTGATGGAATCCGGCAGGTATACGTTCAGCTTGAGGTCGCTCAGCATGATCTGCAGGTCCGTGAGGTTGCGGCGCGCGGTGCGGTTTTCCCGCGCCGCCAGCTTCAGGGTCGCCTCGTCGGTGGTCTTGTCCAGGTAGTAGGTCTCGAGCCCCCCGGCACGCCGGTTGGCGCTGGCATTGGAGTGGATCGAGAGAAACAGGTCCGCCTTCTCCCGGTTGGCTATGGCCGTGCGTTCCTTCAGCGGCACGAACACGTCCCGATTCCGGGTCAGCACGACGTCCACCCCCATCTCTTGCCGCAGCCGGGGCGCCAAGGTCCGTGCGACCCGCAGCACCACGTCTTTCTCCCGCAGGCCGCCGGCCCCGACGGCGCCCGGGTCCTTGCCCCCGTGGCCCGGATCCAGCACGATCTTCCGCACCGCGAGATGGCGGCGTCCGGCCCTGCCCGCGCGACGCTCCACGTCGATGACGATCCGATGCGGGTTGGCCATGAGCACGGCATCGTGAGTGCCGGGGTGCTTGAGGTCGAGGACCACGCGCGCGACGCCGGGCTTGAACTGATTGAGCCGGACCCGCCGCACCAGGCGGTCGTCGATGTCGACACGGGTCCGCCGCGTGCTCAGGCCGGTCGCGGCGAGGTCCAGGTAGATGCGCGGCGGAAGCCCCTTGGCCGGCACCGGCGCCAGGGTGTGGACGGAGTACTTGACCGGGTGGGTCACGTCGAGGATGACCCGCGTGTAATTCAGCCCGGAAAGATGGCGCACACGCGTCAGACGCGCCGCCGCGTCGGCCGCGACCGCCGGGAGGATGATGCAAAGCACGACCAGCAAGGACAGGAGACGCGCCAATCAGCCTTCCCTTCTGGCCTCCGTCACGAGCCCCTCCAGCAGGTTCAACGCCTCCAGCGGCGTGAGCCCGTTCACGTCGATGTCCTGGAGCTTCTCGCGCAGCCGTGCGTCACGATCACGCGGTTCATACAACGAGAGCTGAACGCCCTCCGTGGCGTGCTCGGCCCCCGCCAGCCGCGGCTGCCCCCAGGCGTTCAACTCCTCGCCCTCGAGATTCTTGAGGATCTCCTTGGCGCGCGTGATGAGCGAGCCCGGCAGCCCCGCCAGGCCGGCCACCTGGATGCCGTAGCTGCGACTCGCCGGACCCTCCTTCAGGGTGCGCAGGAAGATCACCTCCCCTTGCCATTCCTTGACCGCGAAGTTGAAGTTCTTCACGCGCTCGCGGGTGCGCG
Protein-coding regions in this window:
- a CDS encoding redoxin domain-containing protein, with translation MPSVGEKAPAFSLPVSRDEKVSLSDYAGKKNVVLAFYPLDFTGGUQRELSNFEADKSSFEAKDAQVLSVSVDSVFAHQAFAEKMGGISFPMLSDFWPHGEVCEQYDCLRPQGFPKRAVFIIDKEGTVRYAKLYESGIPENQDLLAELDKL
- a CDS encoding NUDIX hydrolase, with translation MATHDPHHHHGNHHHGGARYRFCPRCAGSLSPRVLKESEPERLVCDKCSFIFYQDPKVVAGAVCVLDGGVVLLRRGIEPAMGKWVFPGGYVDRGESTAEAAVRETREESHLEVVTRSLLGVYSYTGNPNVIIVYVADVVGGELAAGDESTEAGVFPPARIPWDELAFHSTTEALRDFGRLYWPEQMC
- a CDS encoding pseudouridine synthase; this encodes MERLQRIIAHAGLASRRQAEQWILEGRVTVNGERVLEVGTKADAARDNIRVNGRMLRPAPARVCLAFHKPAGVITTMRDTEGRPAVADYLRLAGYSAGVVPAGRLDYASSGLLLLTNDGDLAHRLTHPRYGVPKTYEVKLSGMPSEVQLERLRRGVRLDDGVTAPAAVRVARRLKQKVWLRVELREGRNREIRRMVEAVGHTVERLVRVRFGPIALGTLESGEIRPLTAEEETRLKRAVGLATPASAAPRKGKRKAG
- the scpB gene encoding SMC-Scp complex subunit ScpB, with the translated sequence MESERLRAVVESLLFAADGPVSAERLQNAVGEVPRKEIIDALEALRHEYEHTGRGLRLAEVANGYQLRTAKEHAEYVRRLTAVRPARMSRANLETLAIIAYRQPVTRAEIEEIRGVNVDGVVATLLERRMIRIVARKDVAGKPFLYGTTREFLEAFNLKDLASLPTLEEMEDMTWALRDTESSEGE
- a CDS encoding segregation/condensation protein A, which codes for MAVQVQLKIYEGPLDLLLHLIRKNEISIVDIPIASITEQYLACLELMQGLDLDLSGEYLVMAATLLHIKSKTLLPPEEEEGEDDDEGLDSREALVRRLLEYERFKNAARELEEREILNRDVFARRGRSTPVTEVSFEQLSVFDLVSALQKVLERFPGPSVHTVVQETASVRERMTHILDTLHRRSSVRFHDLFDAARSRMDVVVTFLALLELIRIRAVHAVQKERLGPIVMEPMLSLSEASAALEAESREGDYGE
- the trpS gene encoding tryptophan--tRNA ligase, which encodes MQTIVSGARPTGLLHLGHLHGALRNWARLQESYRCFFFVADWHALTTDYQSPDAIREGTEAMVAEWLSVGLDPARCTIFRQSDIKEHAELHLLLSMLTPVSWLERNPTYKEQMRELSERDLSTYGFLGYPVLQAADIIMYKAHRVPVGVDQAPHVELTREIVRRFNSFYGPIFPEPEVLLTETQRLPGLDGRKMSKSYGNSVLLSDPPETIERKLSRMVTDTARARRTDPGEPEKCPAFNLHKIYCTPEEIEEVSEGCRSAGIGCLDCKKVMIRHVVDDLAPFREKKAEYEKHPDDIRDVIAEGNRVAGEQAAATMSEVRSALTL
- a CDS encoding site-2 protease family protein, producing the protein MPQDFLWQLSIWAFPVLVAIVFHEVAHGWVACRLGDPTAAIMGRLTLNPISHIDIVGTVLLPALLIWAGGPVFGYAKPVPVNFDNLRDPRRDMVRVALAGPGTNILLALLSLIVVKLIIMSGGAVAGTVSSYLWYMALTSVRINVMLAVFNIMPVPPLDGGRVLVGLLPEPQASLVDRIEPFGFIIVVALLMVGALDYTLVPIMDFVIWFLAVIVGVV
- the xerD gene encoding site-specific tyrosine recombinase XerD translates to MTDELTRHVDQYLEMAAVERGLSANTLEAYSRDLNRLADFLAKRNVAGWGGATRWDLRAYIAEVRGAGLSELSVTRLLGSMRRFFRFLLKEEVIAADPVPDFSSRGAAGRLPETLGPEDMRALLEQPDEAKPLGARDRAMLELLYGSGLRVTELVSLTLQQVNLDGSYLTVRGKGAKVRLVPFGRHARDCLQRYLRDVRPLFLRDRYSDYVFLSRSGKPLTRQGFWKLLRGYALRAGLQHRVTPHTLRHSFATHLLEGGADLRAVQSMLGHSDITTTQIYTHVSRSRVKQVHRRFHPREAPDGEN
- the glnD gene encoding [protein-PII] uridylyltransferase, with protein sequence MTLQTPAPEAGSGRVDAERESPWRGLLDECLEGGESGEGVRAYVARGRQLLLAAHRGGASGTEVVRRRGAMMDGLLGRLFEHAERDHGTRFPALRGRCAVVAQGGYGRGELNPCSDIDILFLYGWRAAGYVEFVTERILYPLWDAGLTVGHATRTVTECARRARDDDVIRTALVDARYVCGDARLARDLEQVVSRQLGGGSGESFVQQKMAEHHRRHQQYGESVFLLEPDVKEGQGGLRDIHGALWVARAKCGAGRVEDLPKAGLLDNRDAATLESARDFLWRTRNELHFLAGRHQDRLTFESQEQAARGLGFTGEARLSEVETFMRSYYRHAEEVSRLSSLVIHRAVDHDPTRRRRVRPGRELRPGVRVTGGTLALAPGNGRSGPEELLEIFVDLQRHRLELGHDSRALIRARTEAAGAALASSREANRRFLDILRGSDWIYETLLEMHRTGVLDALIPEFGRVRCMALHDLYHIYTVDQHLMRAVKEFERLRSGEFEESLPRLSQLAREAERPEVLILGILFHDVGKGQGGNHSERGRRMALAAAARMGLNEDEQELLSFLVLHHLLLTGTAFRRDIEDEKTVADLAGTMDGAENLKALYLLTYSDMRAVGPDVWNNWKGSLLEQLFNRTLHVLEEREKGESPAPDRDLKVRRVQDRLLARLAADPSEEVRREFIDAMPRRYFLTTPEEAMPSHYRLLRRLGDEPFLADVRHHPEHGHSEVAICARDQAGLFASIAGVFAAMELNVLSARINTRGDGLILDVFRISHQGQAQVVMDPEKWTRMEAILKRVLRGEVDVAELVARSRRSLALRPVVKASTHVRWDNEASDDFTIIEVYTEDRAGVLFTITYWLSNLAFAIHLAKISTDVDRVADVFYVADAHGRKVLDEGRLRELREALHRELEPRHDG
- a CDS encoding N-acetylmuramoyl-L-alanine amidase, whose translation is MARLLSLLVVLCIILPAVAADAAARLTRVRHLSGLNYTRVILDVTHPVKYSVHTLAPVPAKGLPPRIYLDLAATGLSTRRTRVDIDDRLVRRVRLNQFKPGVARVVLDLKHPGTHDAVLMANPHRIVIDVERRAGRAGRRHLAVRKIVLDPGHGGKDPGAVGAGGLREKDVVLRVARTLAPRLRQEMGVDVVLTRNRDVFVPLKERTAIANREKADLFLSIHSNASANRRAGGLETYYLDKTTDEATLKLAARENRTARRNLTDLQIMLSDLKLNVYLPDSISLASHLQSSLVRKTRPRYPRAKDLGVKKGLFYVLVGARMPAALAELFFVSNRREARELRRPEMRKAIVDGLSGGIRNYADGLRKREVP